A stretch of the Phoenix dactylifera cultivar Barhee BC4 unplaced genomic scaffold, palm_55x_up_171113_PBpolish2nd_filt_p 000275F, whole genome shotgun sequence genome encodes the following:
- the LOC103720742 gene encoding uncharacterized protein LOC103720742 isoform X2, whose product MTLVVFQSLKKSKDRMFHSQLWLLSLITLLPAVALHASQTLKIGDRSLKTAIFHSPPIILRPGSVANKIYFNIPFPKGHIALKSFDAEVVDENGISVPLHETYLHHWVVERFYSDKEHKIPGELSSVDVNLKKFILARNAGICKRTLGQYFGLGSETRRTSTWVPDPYGIEVGNLKDIPKGYKEMWLLNVHAIDTRGVEDRVGCTECRCNLYNVTKDEHGRPLRKDYTGGLYCCYDETQCRVREGFGGIIRKLYLKYTVTWVDWHDSIIPVKIYIFDVTDTGEVMDGPYEGIAANLSCKVEYEVKACGLEGKANGKCLDTKKARLVIPNGGDIIYGVAHQHSGGVGSSLYGQDGRVLCTSIPVYGDGREAGNEAGYIIGMSTCYPEAGSVRVADGEVLTLESNYSRTQMHTGVMGLFYILVAEPQPQPKTLHDHSFPISRGFELLKYTWACVLAGAILAVIIGVSYCWVSYCRKHDGDEGYQTLVNN is encoded by the exons ATGACTTTGGTGGTGTTTCAGTCACTGAAAAAATCGAAAG ACAGAATGTTTCATAGTCAGTTGTGGCTGCTGTCATTAATTACCCTCTTGCCGGCTGTAGCTCTGCATGCCTCACAAACTTTAAAGATAGGTGATCGCTCATTAAAAACTGCCATCTTCCACTCCCCTCCAATTATTTTAAGACCAGGCTCTGTGGCAAACAAGATCTATTTCAATATCCCATTCCCAAAAGGTCACATTGCTCTGAAGAGTTTTGATGCTGAAGTGGTTGATGAGAATGGCATCTCAGTCCCCCTTCATGAGACTTACCTTCATCATTGGGTTGTGGAAAGATTTTACAGTGACAAGGAACACAAAATTCCTGGTGAGCTCAGTTCTGTGGATGTTAATCTTAAAAAGTTTATTTTGGCTAGAAATGCTGGAATTTGCAAACGAACGCTAGGACAATACTTTGGCCTCGGCTCAGAGACACGTAGAACCTCCACATGGGTTCCTGACCCTTACGGTATAGAAGTGGGAAACCTTAAAGACATTCCCAAAGGATACAAGGAGATGTGGCTGCTGAATGTCCATGCCATCGACACAAGAGGTGTGGAGGACCGGGTGGGGTGCACAGAATGCAGGTGCAATCTATACAATGTGACTAAGGATGAACACGGTCGGCCTCTGAGAAAAGATTATACTGGAGGTTTGTATTGTTGCTACGATGAGACACAATGTCGAGTTCGGGAAGGCTTTGGAGGTATAATTAGGAAGCTCTATCTAAAGTACACAGTGACATGGGTTGACTGGCATGATAGCATTATACCTGTCAAGATCTATATTTTCGATGTCACTGATACAGGGGAGGTTATGGATGGTCCCTATGAAGGAATTGCTGCCAATTTGAGTTGCaag GTAGAATATGAAGTCAAGGCATGTGGTCTGGAAGGAAAGGCTAATGGTAAGTGTCTTGATACTAAGAAGGCGAGATTGGTCATTCCTAATGGAGGTGACATTATCTATGGTGTTGCCCATCAGCACTCAGGAGGAGTAGGATCTTCTCTATATGGTCAG gATGGACGGGTCTTGTGCACTTCCATTCCAGTTTATGGAGATGGGAGAGAAGCCGGGAATGAGGCTGGTTACATTATTGGGATGTCCACCTGCTATCCTGAGGCAGGCTCTGTCAGGGTTGCAGATGGCGAGGTTCTAACTCTGGAATCCAATTACAGCAGAACCCAAATGCATACTGGAGTTATGGGGCTCTTCTATATATTAGTAGCTGAACCACAACCACAGCCAAAGACCTTGCATGACCATAGCTTTCCAATCTCAC GGGGTTTTGAGTTGTTGAAGTATACTTGGGCATGCGTTCTTGCTGGTGCGATTTTAGCTGTCATCATCGGGGTCAGTTATTGTTGGGTCAGTTATTGTCGAAAACACGATGGAGATGAAGGTTATCAAACCTTGGTGAACAATTAG
- the LOC103720742 gene encoding uncharacterized protein LOC103720742 isoform X1, with product MALACKHLCRLPRRVLPCNIIAPCESYHVRTPDFLPSSSVEDRMFHSQLWLLSLITLLPAVALHASQTLKIGDRSLKTAIFHSPPIILRPGSVANKIYFNIPFPKGHIALKSFDAEVVDENGISVPLHETYLHHWVVERFYSDKEHKIPGELSSVDVNLKKFILARNAGICKRTLGQYFGLGSETRRTSTWVPDPYGIEVGNLKDIPKGYKEMWLLNVHAIDTRGVEDRVGCTECRCNLYNVTKDEHGRPLRKDYTGGLYCCYDETQCRVREGFGGIIRKLYLKYTVTWVDWHDSIIPVKIYIFDVTDTGEVMDGPYEGIAANLSCKVEYEVKACGLEGKANGKCLDTKKARLVIPNGGDIIYGVAHQHSGGVGSSLYGQDGRVLCTSIPVYGDGREAGNEAGYIIGMSTCYPEAGSVRVADGEVLTLESNYSRTQMHTGVMGLFYILVAEPQPQPKTLHDHSFPISRGFELLKYTWACVLAGAILAVIIGVSYCWVSYCRKHDGDEGYQTLVNN from the exons ATGGCACTAGCTTGCAAGCACTTGTGCCGTCTCCCAAGACGAGTACTTCCATGTAACATTATTGCACCCTGCGAATCATATCACGTTCGCACTCCTGATTTCCTACCATCTTCGAGCGTCGAAG ACAGAATGTTTCATAGTCAGTTGTGGCTGCTGTCATTAATTACCCTCTTGCCGGCTGTAGCTCTGCATGCCTCACAAACTTTAAAGATAGGTGATCGCTCATTAAAAACTGCCATCTTCCACTCCCCTCCAATTATTTTAAGACCAGGCTCTGTGGCAAACAAGATCTATTTCAATATCCCATTCCCAAAAGGTCACATTGCTCTGAAGAGTTTTGATGCTGAAGTGGTTGATGAGAATGGCATCTCAGTCCCCCTTCATGAGACTTACCTTCATCATTGGGTTGTGGAAAGATTTTACAGTGACAAGGAACACAAAATTCCTGGTGAGCTCAGTTCTGTGGATGTTAATCTTAAAAAGTTTATTTTGGCTAGAAATGCTGGAATTTGCAAACGAACGCTAGGACAATACTTTGGCCTCGGCTCAGAGACACGTAGAACCTCCACATGGGTTCCTGACCCTTACGGTATAGAAGTGGGAAACCTTAAAGACATTCCCAAAGGATACAAGGAGATGTGGCTGCTGAATGTCCATGCCATCGACACAAGAGGTGTGGAGGACCGGGTGGGGTGCACAGAATGCAGGTGCAATCTATACAATGTGACTAAGGATGAACACGGTCGGCCTCTGAGAAAAGATTATACTGGAGGTTTGTATTGTTGCTACGATGAGACACAATGTCGAGTTCGGGAAGGCTTTGGAGGTATAATTAGGAAGCTCTATCTAAAGTACACAGTGACATGGGTTGACTGGCATGATAGCATTATACCTGTCAAGATCTATATTTTCGATGTCACTGATACAGGGGAGGTTATGGATGGTCCCTATGAAGGAATTGCTGCCAATTTGAGTTGCaag GTAGAATATGAAGTCAAGGCATGTGGTCTGGAAGGAAAGGCTAATGGTAAGTGTCTTGATACTAAGAAGGCGAGATTGGTCATTCCTAATGGAGGTGACATTATCTATGGTGTTGCCCATCAGCACTCAGGAGGAGTAGGATCTTCTCTATATGGTCAG gATGGACGGGTCTTGTGCACTTCCATTCCAGTTTATGGAGATGGGAGAGAAGCCGGGAATGAGGCTGGTTACATTATTGGGATGTCCACCTGCTATCCTGAGGCAGGCTCTGTCAGGGTTGCAGATGGCGAGGTTCTAACTCTGGAATCCAATTACAGCAGAACCCAAATGCATACTGGAGTTATGGGGCTCTTCTATATATTAGTAGCTGAACCACAACCACAGCCAAAGACCTTGCATGACCATAGCTTTCCAATCTCAC GGGGTTTTGAGTTGTTGAAGTATACTTGGGCATGCGTTCTTGCTGGTGCGATTTTAGCTGTCATCATCGGGGTCAGTTATTGTTGGGTCAGTTATTGTCGAAAACACGATGGAGATGAAGGTTATCAAACCTTGGTGAACAATTAG